From the genome of Chanos chanos chromosome 5, fChaCha1.1, whole genome shotgun sequence, one region includes:
- the opn4b gene encoding opsin 4b, producing the protein MSAPPTVSMGIPTQDPTGTAASLETLPPWNYTAVSAYKLMELPVLATSVAMIQNIRHPFPTVDVPDHAHYTIGSVILAVGITGMVGNFLVMYAFCKSRSLRTPANMFIINLAVTDFLMCVTQTPVFFTTSMHKRWIFGEKACELYAFCGALFGICSMITLMVIAVDRYFVITRPLASIGVMSRKRAFIILAAAWAYSMGWSLPPFFGWSAYVPEGLLTSCSWDYMTFSPSVRAYTMLLFVFVFFIPLFIIIYCYFFIFRAIRDTNRAVGKINGDGGGKDSIKKFNRMQNEWKMAKIALIVILLYVISWSPYSCVALTAFAGYADMLTPYMNSVPAVIAKASAIHNPIIYAITHPKYRSALAKYIPCLGVLLCVPRRDRFASSSFMSTRRSTVTSQSSETSTNPQRSGKARLSSMSDSESGWTDTEADLSSTSSRCVSRQVSCDIRKDTVDVSDFKSSNSLKVKLKNRDSGIFDKSSTQNPVEPNLNRTCTYINTLADKDDICLTEVSISSHLHSKPSIVTEPKGASSQIPSIIVTSESSPALALTNRSSNLTARTSKEACSDAVELGSVTLEPVGSDHVASPLPCSPIDAAIPQDGF; encoded by the exons ATGAGCGCGCCACCGACGGTCAGCATGGGCATCCCGACGCAGGACCCCACCGGCACGGCCGCCAGCCTGGAGACTCTACCGCCGTGGAATTACACCGCAGTGAGTGCCTATAAGCTGATGGAGCTGCCAGTGCTTGCAACCTCG GTGGCGATGATCCAGAACATTCGACATCCTTTTCCGACCGTTGACGTACCAGACCACGCGCACTACACCATCGGTTCTGTCATCCTAGCCGTGGGAATTACGGGAATGGTGGGGAACTTCCTGGTCATGTATGCCTTCTGCAA GAGTAGGAGCCTAAGAACGCCTGCCAACATGTTCATCATTAATTTGGCTGTCACCGACTTCCTGATGTGTGTCACTCAGACGCCAGTCTTCTTCACCACCAGTATGCACAAGAGATGGATCTTCGGAGAGAAAG catgTGAGTTGTATGCGTTTTGTGGTGCCCTGTTTGGGATCTGTTCCATGATAACGCTGATGGTTATTGCGGTGGATCGTTACTTTGTGATCACTCGTCCGCTGGCTTCTATCGGAGTGATGTCACGCAAACGAGCCTTCATTATTCTGGCTGCAGCCTGGGCCTACTCTATGGGCTGGAGTCTACCCCCTTTCTTTGGGTGGA GTGCGTATGTCCCTGAGGGTTTGTTGACCTCTTGTTCCTGGGACTACATGACCTTCAGCCCATCTGTACGAGCCTACACCATGCTACTCTTCGTCTTCGTCTTCTTCATACCCCTATTCATCATCATCTACTGCTATTTCTTCATCTTCCGTGCCATTCGGGACACCAACAG AGCTGTGGGTAAAATCAATGGGGACGGTGGAGGTAAAGACTCGATCAAGAAGTTTAACCGTATGCAGAATGAGTGGAAGATGGCAAAGATAGCTCTGATCGTCATCCTGCTCTACGTTATCTCCTGGTCTCCGTACTCCTGTGTGGCTCTGACCGCGTTCGCTGG TTACGCTGACATGCTCACTCCCTACATGAATTCTGTGCCTGCTGTGATTGCCAAGGCCTCTGCCATCCACAACCCTATCATCTACGCCATCACACACCCCAAATACAG GTCCGCCCTGGCTAAGTACATCCCGTGTCTGGGTGTTCTGTTATGTGTTCCACGCCGGGATCGCTTTGCCAGCAGTAGCTTCATGTCTACCCGCCGTTCTACCGTCACCAGCCAGTCGAGCGAGACCAGCACCAACCCGCAGCGCAGCGGCAAGGCCCGTCTGTCTTCAATGTCGGACAGTGAATCT ggatggacagacacagaggcagatCTCTCCAGTACGAGTTCGCGCTGTGTCAGCCGACAGGTGTCCTGTGACATCCGTAAGGACACTGTCGATGTGTCCGACTTCAAGTCCTCTAATTCTCTCAAAGTGAAGTTGAAGAACCGCGACTCAGGCATTTTTGACAAATCATCCACTCAGAACCCAGTTGAGCCCAACCTGAACCGAACCTGTACCTACATTAAT ACCCTCGCAGACAAAGACGACATCTGCCTAACAGAGGTCAGCATATCCAGTCATCTGCACTCCAAG CCATCCATAGTCACAGAGCCAAAGGGAGCGTCCAGTCAGATCCCTTCCATCATCGTCACTTCTGAGTCCAGTCCAGCTCTGGCGTTGACAAACAGGTCCAGTAACCTCACCGCCCGAACCTCCAAAGAGGCCTGCAGTGATGCGGTAGAGTTGGGCTCGGTCACCCTGGAGCCCGTCGGTTCGGACCATGTGGCCTCACCGCTGCCTTGCTCTCCCATTGACGCTGCCATCCCACAAGACGGCTTCTGA